The Setaria viridis chromosome 9, Setaria_viridis_v4.0, whole genome shotgun sequence sequence CGAGATTATTCAGGCGGAGGAACGTGGTCTCGCTGGCCGGCGtggacgccgccaccgccgccgcagcagacCCCGGAGCCGCCCCTTTGCCAGCACCGTCGGGGGCGTTCTGCTCGCTGCGGCTGGACGGAGAGCCGGCGCTCCCCCCGCTAGTAGACGCGGAGTGCGCTGCGCCACCGGAGACCGGCAGCGTGCCAAGTGCCGCCCGGGCCCCcataggcggcggcgggagctgggcgcccggcgcgccgccgcccccgtccgGGTTGTCCGCGACGCCGGAGACCATGACGACGCGGGGAGACCGCGCCCGAATCGGGGGCGCGGAATTGGGGAGGGAGCGAGCCGGAGAGCAGAGCTGGAGAAACCCTAAAgcgacaaggaggaggaggaggaggggggcaaAATGGAGGGAGAGATGGAAATCGTCGGGAGAGCGGGCAGACACGGGAACCCGAattttttctgattttctttTGGTTTGCGCCGTTTGTTTCGCGTTTCTTCCCTTTGTTGTAGCTGCTGGCTTTTTGGCGGTTTCACGTGACGACGGTGGGCGTCGCGCAAGCAGGCCGCCTGTGGGGGCagcaggccgccggcggcccaGGCGCGAACTCACGCAGGAGAACATCCGCGGACTGACGGACAGCCCATACTAGCCCAGCCCACGTATATGAGCTGCATAATTGACGACCCAGCAACAAAAGTTCTGAACAGTATGGTCAACAAAAAAGATGGAATTTTTCCTTGTCAAAAAAATGGGGCAACGCGGAGGTTAAAAAGGAGGGTACGCGCCATCATTTGTGGAGGAAGCGTGTAGCCCACGCTCCCTCAGGTCCGCGTCGTTGGGCCTAGGAGATTCGAGACGGGCAGGTTCCGACCCAGTTCGCGTAGAAAAGGAAACCGCCGCTTGGGAACTGGGAACAGCAGTGGAACCTGTGGAAGGCGTCGTCCAGATTCCATGCCCTAACCCCCACCTCGGCGAGACAAGACGGGTCTGAGGTCTGAGCCTCTGAGGTCTCCATCCTACGGCATGACCGCATGACATGTGTCGTCATCGCCCGCATCACGCCGTCGACAGGAAACGCCATGTCCACGCGCGTGAGGAACAgggaaaaacaaaaaggaaagcgAAAAGAAAAGGGCATGCAGGGGACGTAGTAGTAGCAAGAAACTGCAGCTTGTCCCTTTGCATCAATGAGAGGGAGTTTCCTTTTGCTTTTCTCTCCTAAGCCGAGCACACTGGATGGTAGGATTAGTTCCTGGCATTGCATTTGCGGTTTCGTTATGGCTTACGTAAACTCATGGCCACATCGGACAACACATGCATGGAACTGCAGCGAAAACATAAAGAAGATGAGAGTTTCGTTATGGAGTACTACTTGCTTACTTGAGTTAACATTCACAGCTGTAACTTTTTTAGGGCACACAGCTGTAACTGAATGGACATTAACCTTCGTTCGTGCGATCTACCTTTTCACATCACAAAAATATGCAAAGCTTGCTTCCGGGCGACCGGGCCTACAAGATTTCGAGCCGCTGCCCGTGTTTCGCTTCGCCTTTGCATGCACAGAGGTATGGTCGTATGCAGCTCGAACCAAACCCCTACAGTACTGCGTACCACTGCTGTAGCACGTGCCACCGTGtcctcgtgtgacgcgtgtcgCCGACACAAAAGAGGATCAAACTCATAGCTGAAAATTCACATTAAGCCGCACCAGTACAATACTTAGGTCTTGtgtagttgccaaagtttggaggtgccaaattactgttacagtactgtagcacactgtagcgtttcgtttgtatttgtgaattattgtccaaacattgactaattaggttcaaagattcatctcgcaaagtacaacaaaactgtgcaattagtttttaattttgtctacatttagtactccatatttaccgcaagtttgatgtgatggggaatcttctttttgcatagtgccaaaattGGGAGTTAGGAGTGAACTAAACCAGGGCTTAAAATAGTTCGGAGAAAATGGCTTTGCAGTGTGGTAGCAGTACCAGGAGTCCAGAAGGTCCTCGAAGGAGTAGTACAGCACACTAAGCACAGTACTGGTACTACAGTACTCCTGAACAACCAGGGAGGACATCTGCGCGGTGACGCCACAGCTGACCGTAACGGGCACTCATCCAAATCCAGTTCCACAGCTGACCAGCAGTCCACCAGCCGCCACCAGACATGAGCTGAGCAGCAGGCGGCAGCCTGGCAGAAACTTACCGCCTTCTCCAAGACACCGCGGGCAGGCAGGCGGGGGGTCGCTTTGTCCGACGCGGATACGGATCAGCACCGCCTGACATCCCGGCCCCACCTCCCGCCGCACGCGGAGAGGGGGGTCTCTCGCTTCCCTTTTGTTGTCTCCTCCCCTTCCTTCCCCTCTCTGCTCCCCCTATTTATTTCGGCGCACCCATTCGGCATTTCCTCTCTTCGTCAAAATCCAGCGCAAGCACGGCGAGAAACCCATCCAAAAACACACACACGCCCGTCCGAGGAACAACAATTCAGAGTCCAGTAGAGTCCAGTCCATGGGTGCCGGCAAGGGAGGAGATGAccgcgccgaggaggccgcggcggcggagcccgtCGTGCTGAAGATGGAGCTGCATTGCGCCGGCTGCGCGCAGAAGGTCAAGAAGGCCATCAAGCGCGTGCCTGGTACGTGATCTTTCCTTTAATTTTTACTCGGCCGGTTTGGCGATTCTAGCTTCGTTCGGTTCCTTCTTCTGCTGAGTTGCTGACTCGCCGCCGGTTCTTGTCGCAGGGGTGGAGTCGATCAAGGCGGACGCGGCGGCAAACAGGGTCGTCGTGACGGGGacggccgacgcggcggcgctcaaGGCGCGGCTCGAGGCCAAGACCAAGAAGGCCGTGGAGATCatctccgccggcggcgggcccaagaagaccgcccccgccgcggagcctaaggacgccggcgccggggagaagaaggacggcggcgccggcgagaagAAGGCGGACAAGGACGCGAGCccaaaggaggagaaggagaaaaagcAACCGCCGGAGGAGAAGAAACCCAAAGAGGTCGGTACACAACAGGCAATGCCGCCCACGCAATCGGCAGCTGCCCCCCGCTTCCAACGACACTCCTCTGACCTGCAACTAAAAAACGCCTCTGCTTTTGATTCCCCGCAGGAGACGGTGCTGCTCAAGATCCGCCTCCACTGCGACGGCTGCGCCGACCGCATAAGGCGACGCATCTACAAGATCAAAGGTGAGAGTTTTTTCTGTTCCGACGTTCCTTCTCTGATTCAGTTGATTTTACCCTGAATTTGCTGTTAATTTCTGTTCGGCAGCTTAAAAATTGACGCTTTTGACTTTGTCTTCCAGGGGTGAAGGATGTGGTGCTCGACGGCAATGCCAAGGACGAGGTGAAGGTCAGGGGCACGATGGACATCCCCGCCATGCTCTCCTACCTCAAGGATAAGCTCAACCGCGACGTCGAGGCCGTGGCGCCCGCCAAGAaagacggcggcggtgagggcAAGGACGACAAGAAGGACAAAGCCGGCGAGGGCGAAAAGAACAAGGGCGCGGCTGCGGCCCCGGTCGGCGACGACACGAAGTCCAAGGGCAAGGGCATCGAGGTGGCGGCTGCGGGCCCGtccacggcggccgccgcggcgttcatggcggcgccggcggggccgagCACGTATCACGTGGCGCCGCCGCATGGGTACGTGGCGTACCAGCAgggcccgccgccccccgccagCTACTATCCGCCGTACCCCTACTACGGCAATGCCGATGGCATGGGTCACGCCAACCCCAGCGCCGCCACCTACTACCCCCACCCCGGCTACCAGCACCAGCCCGACGGCAGCCAGCAGCAGGCGTACCCGCCGTACCCCTACCGCTTCGacatggcgccggcgccgcagctcTTCAGCGACGAGAACCCTAACGCCTGCTCCGTCATGTGACGAAGCAGAGCTCACTGATCCGTCGTCAGCTTTAGCCTTAGCCGGGAAAATCTCGAGTTCTCGACATGTACATAACGCAATTAGGATTTAGCTCCACTTACTCTAGAGCTCTAGGAGCATTTCAGTAATCAAATTTTGCTTCATTTGTTCAATCCTTCGGATCTCATCTTTTGATCAACAACGCTTTGTTCTAGTCTACTGGTTAGTAATTTGGCCGCATTAACATTTTTTAACGGATGGGATGAGCTGGTCCTGGTCGGAAAGTGTCTATCGGTGGTGCGTGGTCAGCGATGTTGAATTGTGGACTGGCTCGTCTTCGTCGCCGTTACTTGATCAAAGACGTGGTGGTGGTGTGATTTACTAGCACTCAATAATCCGGCAATTACAGCAACAACATAACATTTCATTCCCAAACAAGTTGGTTAGGCTAGAGTTAAAACCTAATGAGCGAGTTGGTTAGGTTAGAGCAAGTTGGTTAGGCTAGAGTTAAAACCTAATGAGAGTCGGGTACAgttgttttccaagcactcttATCTATCCTttaaatctccttttattgcctctttcCATGTTAATTTtagtcttcctctgcctctcttcccATTATcatcacgccttagggttccaccatacaccggtgcctccggatactttcgttggacatgtccaaaccatctcagtcGGGGTTGGATaaccttttcttcaattggtgctaccctaacctatcacgtatatcctcatttcggactcgatcccttcttgTATGACCACAAATCTAACGCAACATATgcatttccgcaacacttatctACTGGACATGTCATCTTTTTTAGGTTAACATTATGCACCATACAACATTGAAGGTCTAATTGCGGTcatataaaacttgccttttccttcaatggtaccctcttgtcatgTAAATTCCTGATGCTTGGCGCCACTTAAATCCGGCAATTAATTCAATTAAATTTCCATTAGTACGTGCGGTTCTTGGCTAACCAGAAAATCTCCAAAAACGACTATTTTAACAATCGACCGCGCCATGTCGATGCGTCGTGGCCGCAATTTTGGTGTTGCTCTCTCCAGTCCGACGTGGAGTCGACAAGGACAGGCGGTTCAAAAATTCTTCCTGTTACATCATCTTCTTCGTGCATACTAGTATTTTCTGCttcgataaaaaaaattccGGGTGCTGCATTCGCGGCTGCAAGAGAAGAGATGGATGCGGATCTAGCGGAAAGATCACAGCCAGGAAATAAAAATCTCGGCGATGGTAATAAGGACACGCTGGAGCCTGCCCGTGCCGTCGTTTTAAGTGGCTCACACTTCACAGCCCCCTTCTGACATTTGGGGACCGGGAGATCTTTTTACTACGCGGTGAATCGAAAAAATTCCAAAAGCCTTTCTATCTTGTGATGAAATTCTTCGTTTCCATTCGGAGACCATCCATCTCTGAGCAACCGCGGTTTGGTAGCCGCGTGCGATTCGCGACTAGAAGGGCTCGCTCTCTCGGTCGCCAACCACAGAACCAACGAATCGTGTTGGTAGCTTGGAGGACTCGTCTCACTTTTTTCCTGACGTTTTCAGTGCGTCCGAGGAGGCGTTATCCGGACGGGAAACGTAGCCATTTCCCATGCGCTTTTTCGCACGCATTTTGCATGCCTTTTTCACACCACCAAACCATCCATCCCAGCAACCACGGAAGAACGCGACGGTTGATTGGGAATAAAAGATTAAAGAAGAGCGATTTTTCGTAGCCTGCGGGGCGTTGACGTTGAATGATCCGAGGATTAGAGCGTGCACGTGGTGACGTCACTGCAGGGCAAAAGGGTCAGCAGGTCTCTCTCCTCGGGACAAATTCCCCGGTTCCGGCTATTTTGTAGCTTTGCAACTTTTTGCGCTGCGGTTAGCTTGTGCTTATCTGTATTCAGATTTCCATGACTTTTATTCTAATCTCGTGTGTTAATGTCAAAATCCTCGTCATCTTATTTTGTGCTTGTCGTCTGGAAATTGAAAAGTAGTGCGTCACCTTTTTAATTTTCTGACGTGTGGACAGAGAGTTCCGTTTCCCGCCAATTGCTTGGAGTGTCGCTCAActatgattatttttttttaacaaatcgCTAGTACTAGCCCTTCAAAACTAGGGTTTGCGTAAGCTTGCAGAAGTTCACCAAGCATTTTTCAAAACACAAGTTTGTGCTATAGCTAATTGAGCTGATCCGGCATGCAAACCACGCGCACTATCTGACCACCTATACATGTCCGGCTACAATTAATCAAATAATATCCAGTGTTTCTTTTTAAATAATAACCACAGgctatgctgctgctgctgctgcattatTGCGACGGTGCCAAATGCAGAAAGAACACACACATCAGGCGTTCAGAACTCCTCCGTCGCCTGCTAATTTTTGTCCTCACTCGAGCATCGTGAGCGTTTGACCCGGAATATTCCCCCAATGGCTGAATAAACTAGTGTAGTGTTTGCGTAAGCACCATGTCAGCAGCTTGGACTTTTGAGGCTTTAAACCAATATTCAAGTTACGTTTTAAGTCACAAGGATGCTTCTGGAAGTGTTGCCTGATTAGCCTAATCCTGTTCATCCAACAACAGGCCAGGGATCATTTGTCGGTGTGCTTAGCTAGCTTCCTTTGTTAACTAGCATTAATTGAGTCCGTGTTCCAAGTTTGGTTATTGGCTTGGCACATGCCGTCCAAAATTAGAGTAGCTATTTTTGGGGGAGGTCTCGTGGTTTAGGAAACTGCGAAGAACAAGTCCGTAAATCATTTGACTGGCATTGCAGCCTGCAAGGCCGGTCGTTGGGGGGTCTGAACTGCTTTTGAAAATATGCAGAAATGGTGGTGATCGTGGCGGCAGCATCCAAGGTTGTTTAGGTACGCGGCGAGCCTCGTGACGTTGAGGAGGATAGCGTCGCCATCCCATTGGGATCCTGGGTGCTCCAGCCTCACGGATGCGAACGCAGAATATTCAGATGAGCACGCGCGTGCAGCTGGTAGGTCAGAGCGTCCGAGTCAGGTTTTGGTTTTGGATAAAATCAAAGTAACAACCGACCGGCCGACTGATCTTGATATCGTGCTGTTTGCAATAATTCGACGGACGGATTCTTCTTTACACAAAAATGTAGTATAATGTTTTAAGAATTGGGAAttgtatttctttttgtttgccTGAAAGTTCTGAGCTGTATTGCTTCCTGAAAAAACAATGCTGGATAATCTTGGGACGAAATCAGAGCACCGACCGGCTGGCCGATCTTGTTCTGTGCGGATTAATGATTCGATCGAATCGTAGTTTCACGTAACGATGCTGATTAAACATGAAGTTGCACAAGACAGTAAAGAATGCTGCTAAAATGCAATTAGATTGGAAAGGCTGGAAGACTAGGTCTCTGATGCTACGAAATCTGCATTACAACAGGGCTTGGTCCATGTAAACTCCCGCCTAAACGAAAAGCCAAAGCTTTATGCTGGCCTTTTACCCTTTTTCATCTTTATTTTGAGTTTTTcatcttattttttctttggcCTTTCAGCTttgctctttctctctctttatgCTGTCCTTTTAATTTACCTGTAGCAGGAACATGCGATCACTAGGGAATCTATCAAAAGACATGAAGGAAACAAACAAGACTGTTTCCCGCCTTTGAGGGGGACCCTAAACCACATGCTTTGGGGTCCTTTAATCCCATCTTTGCCACCTCACACCCGTCCTCTTTCCATTGGCCATTTTCCCGACGGCTGCAGCTACAGGCAAACTTGTGCGTATGTTGGCTGCTGCTCTGGGCCCGTTTCTTCCATTCTGCTGCAGGATGCAGAGTGCAGGATCCAGTGGTGAGTGGCCACATCACATGGTAGCTGTTGATTCAAGTGACTTCAACTATCCCTAGCTTTTAGGTGAGCTGGTAACTTGCAACTTCCAAGGGTTACAAGTACCTGGCATCAGCTTCTTTCTACCAGATATAAGAGCTTGTTCGGTAAAAAGTTCGGTTTGGTGCGTTACCACTTACCAGATGGCCTTAGCTGTAATTGCCTTTTTTGTGCTCAGTCTTTGCAGTTGCATGGTGTGGCTTGCtttgttcagcgacttgtatGAAGTATCCAACTGAATTGCAGACCATTCAGTGTCAGTCCGTTGCTATCAGGTCTGAAACCAGTACATTTCTGACTGCGCTAGAAGAAACCAATAAGATAGATTCAGAGCGTCGACAAGTATTGTCGAGTTCAGCATCCTACCTCAGGGATGAGCTGAAGTCTTGCACAAGGTGTTGACGAACAgttgcagaaataaatatctAAGCAAGACTACAAATTGATCTTTGCATTGTTCAGAGCCATAGCTGTCTAGATTTTCAACCATCCTTTTTCGGAGATCACCATCTGATGAAACCCATAATCTAAAAAAACCTGATGAAACATCTTCTTGATGGCCGTAGAACAACAAAATCTTCGCAAGAAACCCACAGCTTCACTTCCATGAATGAACACTTAAAATGCCGAGGGATTTGTAATATGATCTTTGGGAATAATGGACAAGTAGCCTTGACTTCTTCACAGTTAGTAGTACGTTCTTAACCCGGCCTTACTGATTTGACTCTATAGCAGTGGACTACAGCAGCAAGCGTGATCATCAGTTGGACTCTAGTTCTCGATTTCAGAATCCACCAGTTCAGGTTTGAGAAAAGAAGTCTACCTACAAAAAAAATAATCTGCCCCTTTTACTGCAGCAAATTAAAATTAGAGCCCCTTTGAGAAAGGCAAAAGGGAAAGGTGTGCTGCATGGACCACCACCTTCTTGGGCTCTTGGCATGTCACATCGCTGCTGCCAAAATCAGAGCCTTCTTTTGCTTGTCCTCTATTTCTTCAGAGGCATCGGGCGTGCCGGATTCAGTGCAGTGAGGCAGATGGGGCTTCACAGAAGGGAAAGTTAAAGGGAGGAAACATTCCTGCACGGGCACACTACGGATGTTGCAGCCGTTGCCTTTACAGCCGGAGGGGCGCTGCTGCAGGTCAACTTCGCAATCGAACCCGTTGCTTTGTGCACATGCACGGTTAGTTGGTTGCAAGGCTGCTTTGTTCAGTTACACGAGGGTAGCGGTCGGGGCATGGAGACGATTTGGGTCCATCTCCATCCGACTGGAAATGTAAAAGTTTCGCGTGATCAGTGAAGTTTCATCAAGTTTGCAGGCAGTTTCGCGCATCAACTGTGTAGCAGTGTGCCAGTGTAGCAGAGAGTAAAAGGAAATGGGCGAGGGTTGCtcagttgcagacttgcagtgcGTTCTGCATCTTCAGACAGAGTCAGAGAGTGACACTCACTAGCGGTATGGAAGAGAAAATTTTGGGCCCATCTAATTCTGGCAaaccagcccagcccagcccaacgTTGTGGATAAACTTGTATATCCGGTATTTCACTGACAAGACGACCCAACCCGTCCGAGTGCCCAACGACCTGCCTTTGCTTTccccgagcagcagcagcaacgcgTCGTGTGTGCATCACATCAGAGATTCAGAGCCCACACCAACGACGAGAAAGGACAAACTGCGGCGGACCGACCCGAAGGCAGGCCAAGGCCCGATCCCCCCCTCCccgcccggtcgccgcccccgtgCCCCAGTGCGATAGTCCCGTCGACGCCGGCGGACCGCGTGAGATATGGGTTGCTCCTCGTCTGTACCAGGTTCGCACCTCCTCCCTCGAGTATTAAAATCTCGCAGGTCGCAGTGTATAATTGTTACAATAGTTCTTCGATTAATGAACGAAGGAGACCGATCAACGCTGGTTCCGTTGGGGGTTTGATGTGCAGTCGTTTAGGCCATGGATTAGCTCAATTCGTAGAGTATTTGTAGGGTTTTGAGCTGTGTTTAGTGGATTAATTGGATTTCTTAGGAAGGACGTTGTTGCGTCGCTGCGTGCTCACAGCCACCGAAATTACCATGTGGACGGTGGGTACTTGTTTTATTTAGTTAATTTACGATTTAATATGACAAGTAGGTTTGGGAAAATGTGATATGCCGCTGGGGACAATTTGCTGCTGGAACAGAAGATAGTCAAAGTTGACGTATAACACACAGTTCTTTCTCCATTCAGCTAGAAGTACAGGAGGGCTAAACACTGTCAACAACGATAGCTCTTCTGCCACTGATTCAAAGGACTTGCGTGCTAAGGTAGTCAAACTCTGCCCTCTTTATAGTTAATAATCAATGGTGGTTGATTTCATCTTTCATTTCTTTTTATTGTTTCTTTTGGCATTGCATTGCTTGTGGTACCAGCATGTCAGCTGTATATTTAGATTCAGCTCCCCAAGATGCTAGAGCCAAGGTGTTCGATAATAGTCATGGAAGGAAAACATTTAATTATTACTCAAAAGCACATAGATGCGTTCTATATGTACTGAAACTTGTCTAATCTACTCTTAAGGTTGGGATACTATGATACTAGTTGTTATAGCTGTAAATTGTGCGCTTATGTACTATTGCATCTCAGCCAAGGGTTTTTGGGGCCATGCCAAGTGAATTTGCATACTGGAATACCTAATATACTCAAGAAATCCCATCTTTCTGTGGCTGACAATTAACAATTACTGTGATGTAGCATTTTAGTATATTTACTGTGTTTTTTCATGTGAAAATAGTTTTCAGAAGGTGAGAAGCACAGGCATTGTGCTTTACATCCAGACTGTTTTGTATGTTCTTCACATGAGACACGTTCCATACAGATTTTCTTAGATGTTatatttattataaaaatatcaAAAGAGATATATTGCAGTAATGTTATTATTATCAACTACTATATCTTGAGATTGTGATTTGTTTTTGCTAGTATGCATTATTTGTAGCCTAGACAGTAGAAGGAGGGACATATGTATTGCGCATTTTTGGTTCAGAAAGTTAATACATTCATTGCATCAATGGCCCTAAAGCCCTACCAAGTTCCAAGCAGATCACCACATTGTGATCTGTCTAGTAAGCTTAATTAATGACTTTGTTTTATGTTTTCATTCTTTTCTTGGCATAGTTGGTATTGCTGGGAGACTCAGGTGTTGGGAAAAGCTGCATTGTTCTTCGCTTTGTGCGTGGTCAGTTCGATCCTACTTCCAAGGTGGTTTGCTCTTTTGATCAGATTAAGTCATGAATGAAAGACACATTACTTTCACTTGTAGAATTTCCTTTCTCCAACTTATCTTCCCAAATGTTTGTAGGTAACTGTTGGTGCATCCTTTTTATCACAAACATTGGCATTAGAAGACTCAACGATAGTGAAATTTGAAATTTGGGACACTGCTGGGCAAGAGAGGTATATGCACATTTGATCCATGTTCTTTGCAAGCACATGCATATTTTTGCCTGAATTAAGGAGTCTTGAGAATTTGCTCTTTTGAATTTCAGGTATGCTGCCTTGGCACCACTTTACTACAGAGGAGCTGCTGCCGCAATTGTTGTCTACGATATAACTAGTCCAGAATCATTTAGCAAAGCACAGTACTGGGTTAAGGTAAACTATCAGCAACTCTCTTCTCTTCTGAGTTCTTGTGCTTGTTATTACATTTAGCATCTGCTTGAAGTTCTGCTGTAATGAGGTAGTATACTGTAACACTACTGGTATAGATTATTAATGGATGACTTGGATATAGTCATCTGTTATTCAACTGATTATACCAGAGCAACACTATAATTTAGAAGAGCATGCACCTTGAACATTTTATTTTACCAAGCAACTGACTTGGCAGTGGCGGAGCATAGTGCTGGCCAAAGTAGACcatgccctcctcctcctcatcggaTATAGAAAAATTATTTAATAAGCACTTAATTGTATCACTTAAGTGTAAAAAAACGCTAATCTCTCTGCTGTTACCTATGTTTGATGCCCCCTCTTATTTTCAGTACAAGATCTACCACTGTGACTTGGTGAATATATTTAGTGGTCTGAAATTCTGTTATGGTCTGCACCCTGTTTCCGGTTTGAGGTTTTCTTTCCCATTCTGCAGGAACTTCAGAAGCATGGTAGTCCTGGTATTGTAATGGTGTTGGTTGGGAATAAGGCTGACCTACATGAGAATCGAAGTGTATCTTCGCAGGTAAGAATATTCGCTAGTTGCCAACTGATAGATGTTATAGTTAATGGCTGCTATGTGTTGTTGACAATATGGCATACTTGCTGCAGGATGCACAGGAGTATGCGGAGAAGAACAATATGTTTTTCATCGAGACATCAGCAAAAACAGCAGATAATATAAACCAACTGTTTGAGGTATGCTTTGAGTACATAGAGCTATTTGTTTTCAAATAACATGTAAGAGGAGAAACAAATCTAGCTGAAGATAGGACCTAGCAGCAACTGTTAATGTTAATCTGTCTTTTAAGAAACATGCTTAGCAAACAAAGCATCGGTGCCTTGAATTCCTCATTTCTAGACCCCTTTTAGCATGTCCTGAGAAACTTCGCTTAAGCTTCACATGGATAGGGAAACTTCATGGATCTAGCCATCGACACTTGCCTATATCGTTATGATATGCAGATTCATTTGTGATTCACAAAAATAATGTGCCGGTGCCGCCTCTGTTTTTACCAGCCATATGTTATTCTCCTATGTTTACGCACTTTCAAATCTTGCTCTCTACTTCTGTAGCTATATTATTACCAGTATGTATCTGCTGTGGACACCTTCCTAACATGACCATGTTCCTGGGACAGGAAATTGC is a genomic window containing:
- the LOC117836211 gene encoding heavy metal-associated isoprenylated plant protein 6 — protein: MGAGKGGDDRAEEAAAAEPVVLKMELHCAGCAQKVKKAIKRVPGVESIKADAAANRVVVTGTADAAALKARLEAKTKKAVEIISAGGGPKKTAPAAEPKDAGAGEKKDGGAGEKKADKDASPKEEKEKKQPPEEKKPKEETVLLKIRLHCDGCADRIRRRIYKIKGVKDVVLDGNAKDEVKVRGTMDIPAMLSYLKDKLNRDVEAVAPAKKDGGGEGKDDKKDKAGEGEKNKGAAAAPVGDDTKSKGKGIEVAAAGPSTAAAAAFMAAPAGPSTYHVAPPHGYVAYQQGPPPPASYYPPYPYYGNADGMGHANPSAATYYPHPGYQHQPDGSQQQAYPPYPYRFDMAPAPQLFSDENPNACSVM
- the LOC117839455 gene encoding ras-related protein RABF1; amino-acid sequence: MGCSSSVPARSTGGLNTVNNDSSSATDSKDLRAKLVLLGDSGVGKSCIVLRFVRGQFDPTSKVTVGASFLSQTLALEDSTIVKFEIWDTAGQERYAALAPLYYRGAAAAIVVYDITSPESFSKAQYWVKELQKHGSPGIVMVLVGNKADLHENRSVSSQDAQEYAEKNNMFFIETSAKTADNINQLFEEIAKRLPRPTAS